Proteins encoded in a region of the Salipiger sp. CCB-MM3 genome:
- the ggt gene encoding gamma-glutamyltransferase has protein sequence MTSENPPLPFVCRKTPAQSSQGIVVTNHPLGSVAGHEMLASGGNAVDAAVASLLALTVVEPMMVGIAGGGVAHLRLPDGEHTVYDCLSQAPAAATPDMFQPVSDRLPDYMETVGRRNLVGPSAVAVPGNLQGWCAMQKAHGALPFEDVIAPAIRYAQRGFAVTNYLASNIERHAEDMSKDPEISRIFLPGGTPAKPGHRLVQSDYAESLKLVAKEGAAALHGGALGRALVDRLATGGPDAGLVSMADLEGYTAKEREAIFGSYRGHDIVGPPPPASSGVHVAQMLNILEDFDLAAMGFDSPERLHLLAEAIRIGFEDRRAASGDPDFVDIPVEKLISKAYGEACRDRMRPAGGAGHVPPGYESRNTTHITVADRDGRIVSATHTINGLFGARFMVPGTGMIPNNYMYNFDPHPGKALSIAPGKRVPTSMAPMIVLKDGKPSFALGLPGAVRIFPSAMQAIINMIDFGMTPQQAVEAPRVWTEGAHVELEPAYAHHAEALTAMGHEVRVVPHIGGGMNAIAFGADGEMTGAACWRADGTVSALGGGLAGEGIAFHI, from the coding sequence CCGCAAGACCCCGGCGCAAAGCTCGCAGGGTATTGTGGTGACCAACCATCCGCTTGGCTCGGTGGCGGGACACGAGATGCTCGCCTCGGGCGGCAATGCGGTGGATGCGGCGGTGGCCTCGCTGCTGGCGCTGACGGTGGTCGAGCCGATGATGGTGGGGATTGCCGGCGGCGGCGTGGCGCATCTGCGCCTGCCGGACGGAGAGCACACGGTTTATGACTGCCTGTCGCAGGCCCCCGCGGCGGCAACGCCGGACATGTTCCAGCCGGTCTCGGACCGGCTGCCGGACTACATGGAGACGGTCGGGCGGCGCAATCTCGTGGGCCCCTCGGCGGTCGCGGTGCCCGGCAATCTGCAGGGCTGGTGCGCGATGCAAAAGGCCCATGGCGCGCTGCCCTTCGAGGATGTGATCGCCCCGGCGATCCGTTACGCGCAGCGCGGTTTTGCGGTGACCAACTATCTTGCCTCGAACATTGAGCGCCACGCCGAAGACATGTCGAAGGATCCCGAGATCTCGCGCATCTTCCTGCCCGGCGGCACCCCGGCGAAGCCCGGCCATCGGCTGGTGCAGAGCGACTATGCCGAGAGCTTGAAGCTCGTGGCCAAGGAAGGCGCTGCGGCGTTGCACGGTGGCGCTCTGGGCCGCGCGCTGGTTGACCGCCTCGCCACCGGCGGGCCGGATGCGGGGCTCGTCTCCATGGCGGATCTCGAGGGCTATACCGCGAAGGAACGCGAGGCGATCTTCGGCAGCTATCGCGGCCATGACATCGTTGGCCCGCCGCCGCCCGCCTCGTCGGGCGTGCATGTGGCGCAGATGCTCAACATCCTCGAGGACTTTGATCTGGCGGCTATGGGCTTTGACAGCCCCGAGCGCCTGCACCTTCTGGCCGAGGCCATCCGCATCGGTTTCGAGGATCGCCGCGCCGCCTCGGGCGATCCCGATTTCGTCGATATCCCGGTCGAGAAGCTGATCTCCAAGGCCTATGGCGAGGCGTGCCGCGACCGCATGCGCCCCGCGGGCGGCGCGGGCCATGTGCCGCCGGGCTATGAGAGCCGCAACACCACGCATATCACCGTGGCAGATCGCGATGGGCGGATCGTCTCGGCGACGCATACGATCAACGGTCTTTTTGGTGCGCGCTTCATGGTGCCGGGGACCGGCATGATCCCCAACAACTACATGTACAACTTCGACCCGCATCCCGGGAAGGCGTTGTCGATCGCGCCGGGCAAGCGCGTGCCCACCTCCATGGCGCCGATGATCGTGCTGAAGGATGGCAAGCCGAGCTTTGCGCTGGGGCTGCCGGGGGCCGTTCGCATCTTCCCCTCGGCGATGCAGGCGATCATCAATATGATCGATTTCGGCATGACCCCGCAGCAGGCGGTCGAGGCGCCTCGGGTCTGGACCGAGGGCGCGCATGTGGAGCTTGAGCCGGCGTACGCGCATCATGCCGAGGCGCTGACCGCGATGGGCCATGAGGTGCGCGTGGTGCCGCATATCGGCGGCGGGATGAATGCCATCGCCTTTGGCGCCGACGGCGAGATGACCGGGGCCGCCTGCTGGCGCGCCGATGGCACGGTCTCGGCGCTTGGCGGCGGGCTGGCGGGCGAAGGCATTGCCTTCCATATCTGA
- a CDS encoding SDR family NAD(P)-dependent oxidoreductase, whose amino-acid sequence MQKTLLLTGASRGIGHATVKVFQAAGWRVLTVSRTGFDDRCPWHAGSTDHFQGDLSNPENRADLVARVRESLGGGPLNAIVNNAGISPKGEGGSRLGIAESSDEVWRQVLAVNLMGPAALMRDLLPELEQGKGAVVNVGSIVGSRVHPFAGAAYACSKAALAALTREAAAELGPRGVRVNMVTPGEIETEILSPGTEEMAEIIPLRRLGKPDEVARVVLFLCSEQASYVNGASIDVNGGQHA is encoded by the coding sequence ATGCAAAAGACGTTATTGCTGACCGGGGCGAGCCGGGGGATCGGCCATGCCACGGTGAAGGTGTTCCAGGCGGCGGGCTGGCGGGTGCTGACCGTCTCACGCACGGGCTTTGATGACCGCTGCCCGTGGCACGCCGGATCCACCGATCACTTTCAGGGCGATCTGTCGAACCCCGAGAACCGCGCCGATCTGGTGGCGCGGGTGCGCGAAAGCCTTGGTGGTGGCCCGCTCAACGCCATCGTCAACAACGCCGGGATTTCTCCGAAAGGCGAGGGCGGCTCGCGGCTCGGCATTGCCGAAAGCTCCGACGAGGTCTGGCGGCAGGTTCTGGCGGTGAACCTGATGGGACCGGCGGCGCTGATGCGCGATCTGCTGCCCGAGCTCGAACAGGGCAAGGGCGCGGTGGTCAACGTCGGCTCGATCGTCGGCTCGCGGGTGCACCCGTTCGCCGGGGCGGCCTATGCCTGCTCGAAGGCGGCGCTGGCCGCGCTGACCCGCGAGGCGGCGGCAGAGCTTGGCCCGCGCGGGGTGCGGGTGAACATGGTGACGCCGGGCGAGATCGAGACCGAGATCCTCTCGCCGGGGACCGAGGAAATGGCCGAGATCATTCCGCTGCGCCGCCTCGGCAAGCCCGATGAGGTGGCGCGCGTGGTGCTGTTCCTGTGCTCTGAACAGGCCTCTTACGTCAATGGTGCCTCGATCGACGTCAACGGTGGCCAGCATGCCTAA
- a CDS encoding 2-hydroxyacid dehydrogenase — translation MTVAVYLPLADKTQWWVDMLQDLLPGWTVQPLDEVTDPEAVTYAVVWRPRTGDLAKLPNLKAIVSIGAGIDHVLADEALPQGVPIIRTVGTDLTQRMREYVALQVLRHHRDMPRQLQAQAEKDWHAIVVPVAPNRIVGVMGLGNLGTAAAQTLAGLGFTTRGWSKSPKRIEGVETFTGPEQFDDFLSGCEILVNLLPLTDQTRGLMNAELFGKLAKGACVINCARGPHLVDEDLLAALDSGQIKQATLDVFHQEPLPTDNPFWDHPAITVTPHVASQIDAATGGRIIAANLKTYEETGTCADLADAGRGY, via the coding sequence ATGACTGTCGCCGTCTATCTTCCCCTCGCCGATAAGACCCAATGGTGGGTGGATATGCTGCAAGACCTGCTGCCCGGATGGACGGTCCAGCCGCTGGATGAGGTAACCGACCCCGAGGCGGTCACCTATGCCGTCGTCTGGCGTCCGCGCACCGGCGATCTGGCCAAGCTGCCCAACCTCAAGGCCATCGTCTCGATCGGCGCCGGCATCGACCACGTGCTGGCCGACGAAGCGCTGCCGCAGGGCGTGCCGATCATCCGCACCGTGGGCACCGACCTCACCCAGCGCATGCGCGAATATGTGGCGCTGCAGGTGCTGCGCCATCACCGCGACATGCCGCGCCAGTTGCAGGCGCAGGCCGAGAAGGACTGGCACGCGATCGTCGTTCCCGTCGCCCCGAACCGCATCGTCGGCGTCATGGGTCTTGGCAACCTCGGCACCGCTGCGGCGCAGACGCTGGCCGGGCTCGGCTTCACCACGCGCGGCTGGTCGAAGTCGCCCAAGAGAATCGAGGGCGTCGAGACCTTCACCGGCCCCGAGCAGTTCGACGACTTCCTGTCGGGCTGCGAGATCCTCGTGAACCTGCTGCCGCTCACCGACCAGACCCGCGGCCTGATGAATGCCGAGCTTTTCGGCAAGCTGGCCAAGGGCGCCTGCGTGATCAACTGCGCGCGCGGCCCGCACCTCGTGGACGAGGACCTGCTGGCGGCGCTGGACAGCGGCCAGATCAAGCAGGCGACGCTCGACGTCTTCCACCAAGAGCCGCTGCCGACCGACAACCCGTTCTGGGATCATCCGGCGATCACCGTGACGCCGCATGTGGCCTCGCAGATCGACGCGGCCACCGGCGGGCGGATCATCGCCGCCAACCTCAAGACCTATGAGGAAACCGGCACTTGCGCCGATCTGGCGGATGCGGGGCGCGGCTACTGA
- a CDS encoding LysR family transcriptional regulator yields MNFKQLEAFYWLSEFHNYRQTAEHLGLTQPAVSARIQSLEKDLGKTLIDREAPGFVLTDQGLEVAEFAVDFLNLREAMMGRLQDKQKRGLSIGLAGMAALTWGPLLRAAVEAAHPELILDIYAGSDLQLRRFVEAGTLDAAFTATGDRARGTDFAVRYDVGWVARPDVIEGRAMPMSPDELRKLPLVLYPKTSPLFTPVADYVDDMRERPAPRHYGNSLSTICEMVRGGYGASALALTALREDLARGTVVHIPATEPLAPLHVSCTHLNRARRKQVVEVLELAREAAREWCAEHPEYSSFVEI; encoded by the coding sequence ATGAACTTCAAACAGCTCGAAGCCTTCTACTGGCTTAGCGAGTTTCATAATTACAGGCAGACGGCAGAGCATCTGGGTCTGACGCAGCCTGCGGTTTCCGCGCGGATTCAGTCGCTCGAGAAGGACCTCGGCAAGACCCTCATCGACCGCGAAGCGCCGGGCTTCGTGTTGACCGATCAGGGGCTTGAGGTGGCCGAGTTCGCTGTCGACTTCCTGAATCTGCGCGAGGCGATGATGGGGCGGCTGCAGGACAAGCAAAAGCGCGGCCTGAGCATCGGGCTTGCGGGCATGGCCGCGCTGACTTGGGGTCCGCTGCTGCGCGCCGCGGTCGAGGCGGCGCACCCCGAGCTGATCCTCGACATTTACGCCGGATCGGACCTGCAGCTGCGCCGCTTTGTCGAGGCCGGCACGCTGGACGCTGCCTTCACCGCGACCGGCGACAGGGCACGCGGCACGGATTTCGCCGTGCGCTACGACGTGGGCTGGGTGGCGCGACCCGACGTGATCGAGGGCAGGGCGATGCCGATGAGCCCGGACGAGCTGCGCAAGCTGCCGCTGGTGCTCTATCCCAAGACCTCGCCGCTCTTCACGCCGGTCGCCGACTATGTCGACGACATGCGCGAGCGTCCCGCGCCGCGCCATTACGGCAATTCGCTCTCGACGATCTGCGAGATGGTGCGCGGCGGCTACGGCGCCTCGGCGCTGGCGCTCACCGCGCTGCGCGAGGATTTGGCGCGCGGCACGGTCGTCCATATTCCGGCGACCGAACCGCTCGCGCCGCTGCACGTGTCCTGCACCCACCTCAACCGCGCCCGCCGAAAGCAGGTGGTCGAGGTGCTCGAGCTGGCCCGTGAGGCCGCCAGAGAGTGGTGCGCAGAACATCCTGAGTACAGCTCCTTCGTCGAGATTTGA
- a CDS encoding RraA family protein — protein MSNLVYKLNPMPEPIPQDKLDRLAKLETATIGHFYHYGFAAPAIQPVLPGKVVAATVATLAIPGLDSTLLHHCLSQCGPGYFLAVDRLGDTKYACWGGGVTRMAAMIGLEGGCVDGPHTDTAEIKDQDFAMWSRGPSPVTTRLYNTGGGFNVPVSIGGATVLPGYAVLADESGVLFIAPEDLDEVLAEGELKTERGRVNEAKVTAGTHLGEMSGATKMVKAKTEG, from the coding sequence ATGTCCAATCTCGTCTACAAGCTGAACCCGATGCCCGAGCCCATCCCGCAGGACAAGCTCGACCGGCTGGCAAAGCTCGAAACCGCCACCATCGGCCACTTCTACCACTACGGCTTTGCCGCCCCCGCGATCCAGCCGGTGCTGCCGGGCAAGGTCGTCGCCGCCACCGTCGCGACGCTGGCCATTCCGGGCCTCGACAGCACGCTGCTGCACCATTGCCTCAGCCAGTGCGGGCCGGGCTACTTCCTTGCCGTCGACCGTCTTGGCGACACGAAATACGCCTGCTGGGGCGGCGGCGTGACCCGTATGGCGGCGATGATCGGCCTCGAAGGCGGCTGCGTCGACGGCCCGCACACCGACACCGCCGAGATCAAGGATCAGGATTTCGCCATGTGGTCGCGCGGCCCCTCGCCCGTCACCACGCGGCTTTACAACACCGGCGGCGGCTTCAACGTGCCGGTCTCGATCGGCGGCGCCACCGTGCTTCCGGGCTACGCGGTGCTGGCAGATGAAAGCGGCGTGCTGTTCATTGCCCCCGAGGACCTCGACGAGGTGCTGGCCGAGGGCGAGCTGAAGACCGAGCGCGGCCGCGTCAATGAGGCCAAGGTCACCGCTGGCACGCACCTCGGTGAGATGTCCGGCGCAACCAAGATGGTCAAGGCCAAGACAGAGGGCTAA
- a CDS encoding TRAP transporter large permease → MAWILFGTFIALILLRVPISIAIGTATVLTFLTSDFSTALQIIPQQMLEGVNKASLTAVPFFIMAGNLMNATGVTERIFAFANALVGHLKAGLAQVNILSSMIFAGISGAAVADCAGLGAIEIKAMRESGYKADFAAAITVASSVIGPLIPPSIGLVLYAFLAQQSIERMFLAGLVPGILVGLALMIYVRIRAQFQEFPTQPRASAREVVGTAKHGFLALVAPAIILGSIMFGFVTATEAGVLACIYCVLIGIWYRELTFRAFFNALSDTAMMTAVIMIIIAFSIAMGWLLAIDQTPQKLADFTFSLTENKNVFLGLLLVFIILVGCVVEGVPAKLILVPTLLPLIDAYGIDRVHFGIIIQLGLLIGIATPPMGIGLYIVAEVGRVRFEKVTMAVLPMLLPLFAVLILLTFVPQTVTLLPDLILGPQN, encoded by the coding sequence ATGGCCTGGATTCTCTTCGGCACATTCATCGCGCTCATCCTGCTGCGCGTTCCGATCTCGATTGCCATCGGCACCGCCACGGTGCTGACCTTCCTGACCTCGGATTTCTCCACCGCGCTGCAGATCATTCCCCAGCAGATGCTGGAAGGGGTGAACAAAGCCTCGCTGACCGCTGTGCCCTTCTTCATCATGGCGGGCAATCTGATGAACGCCACCGGCGTCACCGAGCGCATCTTCGCCTTCGCCAACGCGCTGGTGGGCCACCTCAAGGCGGGCCTCGCGCAGGTCAACATCCTCTCCTCGATGATCTTCGCGGGCATCTCGGGCGCCGCCGTGGCGGACTGCGCCGGTCTGGGCGCGATCGAGATCAAGGCGATGCGCGAGAGCGGCTACAAAGCCGATTTCGCCGCCGCGATCACCGTCGCCTCCTCGGTCATCGGGCCGCTCATCCCGCCGTCGATCGGCCTCGTGCTCTATGCCTTCCTCGCGCAGCAATCGATCGAGCGGATGTTCCTTGCGGGCCTCGTGCCGGGCATTCTCGTCGGTCTGGCGCTGATGATCTATGTGCGTATCCGCGCGCAGTTTCAGGAGTTCCCGACCCAGCCCCGCGCCTCCGCCCGCGAAGTCGTCGGCACCGCAAAGCATGGCTTTCTGGCGCTGGTCGCCCCGGCGATCATCTTGGGCAGCATCATGTTCGGCTTTGTCACCGCCACCGAGGCGGGCGTGCTGGCCTGCATCTACTGCGTGCTGATCGGCATCTGGTACCGCGAGCTGACCTTCCGCGCCTTCTTCAACGCGCTGTCGGACACCGCAATGATGACCGCGGTCATCATGATCATCATCGCCTTCTCCATCGCCATGGGCTGGCTGCTGGCCATCGACCAGACGCCGCAGAAACTGGCCGACTTCACCTTCAGCCTGACCGAGAACAAGAACGTCTTCCTCGGACTGCTGCTGGTGTTCATCATTCTCGTCGGCTGCGTCGTCGAGGGTGTGCCCGCCAAGCTGATCCTCGTGCCCACCCTGCTGCCGCTGATCGACGCCTATGGCATCGACCGCGTGCACTTCGGGATCATCATCCAGCTTGGCCTGCTGATCGGCATCGCCACGCCGCCCATGGGCATCGGCCTCTACATCGTCGCCGAAGTCGGACGCGTGCGCTTCGAGAAAGTGACCATGGCCGTGCTGCCGATGCTGCTGCCGCTCTTTGCGGTGCTCATCCTCCTGACCTTCGTGCCGCAGACAGTGACGCTGCTGCCCGACCTCATCCTCGGACCACAAAACTAA